A single window of Bos javanicus breed banteng chromosome 19, ARS-OSU_banteng_1.0, whole genome shotgun sequence DNA harbors:
- the RPAIN gene encoding RPA-interacting protein isoform X1, whose translation MAERPGSRHHSLYKLMGSPPWKEAFRQGCLERMRNSRDRLLSKYRQAGGSMSGGAQNTLLVQEVMEEEWNALQSVESWPQAWAQLEEPMDLAVLEEIQQELIDQEQSIISEYEKSLQFDEQCLSVMLAEWEANPLICPVCTKYNLRIAGGLVVCHCGLYIQSHSPEVTEQKLRACLEDSVNEHSAHCPHTPEFSVTEGTEEKSCLLMSCLACDTWAVIL comes from the exons ATGGCAGAGAGGCCGGGGTCTCGGCACCACTCGCTGTATAAACTGATGGGCTCGCCGCCTTGGAAAGAGGCTTTCAGGCAG GGATGCCTGGAGAGAATGAGAAACAGCCGGGACAGGCTCCTGAGCAAATACCGCCAGGCTGGAGGCAGTATGTCAGGAGGCGCTCAGAACACCCTTCTAGTGCAGGAGGTGATGGAAGAAGAGTGGAATGCTTTGCAGTCGGTGGAGAGCTGGCCACAGGCCTGGGCTCAG TTGGAGGAGCCGATGGACCTGGCTGTGCTGGAGGAAATCCAACAGGAGCTGATTGATCAAG AACAGTCCATCATCAGTGAGTACGAGAAGAGCTTGCAGTTTGACGAACAGTGTCTCAGTGTCATGCTTGCTGAGTGGGAAGCAAACCCCCTCATCTGTCCCGTGTGTACAAA GTACAACCTGAGGATAGCAGGCGGACTGGTCGTGTGTCATTGTGGCCTGTACATCCAGTCTCAT TCTCCGGAGGTGACAGAGCAAAAGCTTCGCGCCTGTTTAGAAGACAGTGTGAACGAGCACAGTGCACATTGTCCCCACACGCCAGAATTTTCAGTCACTGAGGGGACAGAGGAGAAGTCATGTCTTCTCATGAGCTGTCTG GCTTGTGATACTTGGGCTGTGATCCTCTAG
- the RPAIN gene encoding RPA-interacting protein isoform X2 yields MRNSRDRLLSKYRQAGGSMSGGAQNTLLVQEVMEEEWNALQSVESWPQAWAQLEEPMDLAVLEEIQQELIDQEQSIISEYEKSLQFDEQCLSVMLAEWEANPLICPVCTKYNLRIAGGLVVCHCGLYIQSHSPEVTEQKLRACLEDSVNEHSAHCPHTPEFSVTEGTEEKSCLLMSCLACDTWAVIL; encoded by the exons ATGAGAAACAGCCGGGACAGGCTCCTGAGCAAATACCGCCAGGCTGGAGGCAGTATGTCAGGAGGCGCTCAGAACACCCTTCTAGTGCAGGAGGTGATGGAAGAAGAGTGGAATGCTTTGCAGTCGGTGGAGAGCTGGCCACAGGCCTGGGCTCAG TTGGAGGAGCCGATGGACCTGGCTGTGCTGGAGGAAATCCAACAGGAGCTGATTGATCAAG AACAGTCCATCATCAGTGAGTACGAGAAGAGCTTGCAGTTTGACGAACAGTGTCTCAGTGTCATGCTTGCTGAGTGGGAAGCAAACCCCCTCATCTGTCCCGTGTGTACAAA GTACAACCTGAGGATAGCAGGCGGACTGGTCGTGTGTCATTGTGGCCTGTACATCCAGTCTCAT TCTCCGGAGGTGACAGAGCAAAAGCTTCGCGCCTGTTTAGAAGACAGTGTGAACGAGCACAGTGCACATTGTCCCCACACGCCAGAATTTTCAGTCACTGAGGGGACAGAGGAGAAGTCATGTCTTCTCATGAGCTGTCTG GCTTGTGATACTTGGGCTGTGATCCTCTAG